In Candidatus Pelagibacter ubique HIMB140, a single window of DNA contains:
- a CDS encoding ion transporter: MNNFLYNLKESRIFQFVVISIIILNAITIGVNTYELSDLTRQAINYLDYSITIFFVIEIIIRFVGEPKKLQFFKSGWNVFDTLIVLISLIPIPNNSSFLLLRLLRVFRVLRIISVVPELKKIIEALLTSVKRVFYVGLLLFIILYIYATIGSILFSTDIPERWSDVGVAMITLFQVLTLSSWEQVMLPLQDVYWWAWIYFFSFIIICGITMLNLLIAILVDVVINQKKL, encoded by the coding sequence ATGAATAATTTTTTATACAATTTAAAAGAAAGTAGAATTTTCCAATTTGTTGTTATTTCAATTATTATTTTAAATGCAATTACAATTGGGGTTAACACTTATGAATTAAGTGATCTTACCAGACAAGCAATTAATTATTTAGATTATTCAATTACTATATTTTTTGTCATTGAAATTATAATTAGATTTGTAGGAGAACCCAAAAAACTACAGTTTTTTAAAAGTGGATGGAATGTATTTGATACTTTAATTGTCTTAATTTCATTAATTCCAATACCAAATAATTCTAGTTTCTTACTATTAAGGTTATTAAGAGTATTTAGAGTATTGAGAATTATTTCAGTTGTTCCAGAATTAAAAAAAATCATTGAAGCACTGCTTACATCCGTCAAAAGAGTGTTTTACGTTGGATTATTATTGTTCATCATTCTTTATATATACGCAACTATAGGCTCAATTTTATTTAGCACAGATATTCCTGAAAGATGGAGCGATGTTGGTGTTGCTATGATTACGTTGTTTCAGGTTTTAACTCTATCTAGTTGGGAACAAGTAATGCTTCCATTGCAGGATGTTTACTGGTGGGCTTGGATTTATTTTTTCAGCTTTATAATTATATGTGGAATTACAATGCTAAATTTACTTATAGCGATATTAGTTGATGTTGTAATAAATCAAAAAAAACTATAA
- a CDS encoding D-2-hydroxyacid dehydrogenase gives MSSKIKIHIRNNHWKEGFLPCDAEGEKNNTITKEEIEKGFDQYPELRDKVEYVIDWDDDNFVSSMQSADILLGWQFPTQDLKQIAPNLKWIHVISAGVNHLSPFDWMSEDLVLTNSSGVHAKKAGEFGLMSILMLQNHMTRIVTNQKNKEFVSLLGKPIEGRKVVVVGTGSLGGSMIKHISKLGADVIGINRKGKDVEGCSKVITFDKIDDVLPDADFLYLAVPETEETKGLINKSRLDKLKSTCGIVNIGRQSVLDYEALRIKLQNNEIAGAILDVFSQEPIPKASNLWDTPNLIITPHISSDSEGNYIEMVLKIFFKNLKLFTDNKELTNQIDRNLGY, from the coding sequence GTGAGTTCAAAAATTAAAATTCATATTAGAAACAATCATTGGAAAGAGGGATTTTTGCCTTGTGATGCTGAAGGTGAGAAAAATAATACAATAACCAAGGAAGAAATTGAAAAGGGTTTTGACCAATATCCTGAGTTAAGGGATAAAGTTGAATATGTAATTGATTGGGATGATGATAATTTTGTCTCGTCGATGCAATCAGCTGACATTTTACTTGGCTGGCAATTTCCAACACAAGATTTAAAACAAATTGCACCTAATCTTAAATGGATCCATGTGATTTCTGCTGGAGTTAATCATTTATCTCCATTTGATTGGATGAGCGAAGATTTAGTTTTAACAAATAGTAGTGGAGTTCATGCAAAAAAAGCAGGTGAGTTTGGGTTGATGAGTATTTTAATGCTCCAAAATCACATGACTAGAATTGTAACCAACCAAAAAAATAAAGAGTTCGTATCTTTACTTGGAAAACCAATAGAAGGTAGAAAAGTAGTTGTTGTTGGAACTGGTTCTTTAGGTGGTTCAATGATTAAACATATCAGCAAACTTGGAGCAGACGTTATTGGTATAAATAGAAAAGGAAAAGATGTTGAGGGGTGCTCTAAAGTTATTACATTTGATAAAATTGATGATGTCTTGCCTGATGCTGATTTTTTATATCTAGCAGTTCCAGAAACAGAGGAGACTAAAGGATTAATTAATAAATCAAGATTAGATAAATTAAAATCTACTTGTGGGATTGTAAACATTGGAAGGCAATCTGTTTTAGATTACGAAGCTTTAAGAATTAAACTTCAAAACAATGAAATTGCTGGAGCGATTTTAGATGTGTTTTCACAAGAACCTATTCCAAAAGCATCAAACCTTTGGGATACTCCAAATTTAATTATTACTCCTCATATTTCATCTGATAGTGAGGGCAATTATATTGAAATGGTTCTTAAAATTTTCTTTAAAAATTTAAAATTATTCACAGATAATAAAGAATTAACTAATCAAATAGATAGAAATTTAGGATACTAG
- a CDS encoding prepilin-type N-terminal cleavage/methylation domain-containing protein: protein MKYKQNGFSLVELLVVVAIIGVLAGVGIVGYDSYVDSTRTKVLEQNYSTISKYMETETIIVQNDLGSATPEYDDSNMLTGDMIDGDTTCKQFLISMKNYFLDGGTDNSKFKNPWAPEKTSITIDNEAWGNHKRGQIQMFCYKSTGGYGSGGGCPMSKARFRVIIHRDTGDYSHKSIGGSYFADSVDDAKSDCGWSQSAHGDWHTGSDSIDTDANY, encoded by the coding sequence ATGAAATATAAACAAAATGGTTTTTCTTTAGTTGAGCTCTTAGTTGTTGTTGCAATAATCGGAGTTTTAGCGGGCGTAGGAATTGTTGGATACGATAGCTATGTAGATTCTACTAGAACAAAAGTGTTAGAGCAAAATTATAGTACCATTAGCAAGTATATGGAAACTGAAACTATTATTGTTCAAAATGATTTAGGTAGTGCTACCCCAGAATATGATGACAGTAACATGTTGACGGGTGATATGATTGATGGCGACACAACTTGTAAACAATTTTTAATTTCTATGAAAAACTATTTCCTAGATGGTGGAACAGATAACTCTAAATTTAAAAATCCTTGGGCACCAGAGAAGACAAGTATTACAATAGATAATGAAGCTTGGGGAAACCATAAAAGAGGTCAAATTCAAATGTTTTGTTATAAATCTACTGGTGGTTATGGATCAGGCGGTGGTTGCCCAATGTCTAAGGCAAGATTTAGAGTAATTATTCATAGGGATACTGGAGATTATTCTCATAAATCAATTGGTGGATCATATTTTGCGGATAGCGTGGATGATGCTAAATCTGATTGTGGATGGAGTCAAAGTGCACATGGTGATTGGCATACTGGAAGTGACAGTATTGATACAGATGCTAATTATTAA
- a CDS encoding YajQ family cyclic di-GMP-binding protein: MPSFDVISKINYQEFDNALANCLREISNRYDFKGLHITIERKDKSVTTNAPDELKLKQVNELLQTHLVRRKVDPRVLEVKSSEGASGGAIRQVSELKEGISQENAKKVIADIKKLKLKIQVKIQGDELRVDGKKRDDLQEAIAAIKAIDIGLPIDFVNFRD; this comes from the coding sequence ATGCCTTCATTTGATGTCATCAGTAAAATTAATTATCAAGAATTTGATAATGCTTTAGCAAATTGCTTAAGAGAAATTAGCAATCGATACGATTTTAAAGGACTACACATTACTATAGAGCGAAAAGATAAATCAGTTACCACTAACGCTCCTGATGAATTAAAATTAAAGCAAGTTAATGAATTATTACAAACTCATTTGGTAAGAAGAAAAGTAGATCCAAGAGTTTTAGAAGTAAAAAGTTCAGAGGGTGCTTCAGGTGGTGCTATAAGACAAGTAAGTGAACTTAAAGAAGGTATTAGCCAAGAAAATGCAAAAAAAGTTATAGCCGATATTAAAAAACTTAAACTTAAAATTCAGGTTAAAATTCAAGGTGATGAATTAAGAGTTGATGGTAAAAAAAGAGATGATCTTCAAGAAGCTATAGCAGCAATTAAAGCTATTGATATTGGGCTTCCTATAGATTTCGTAAATTTCAGAGATTAA
- a CDS encoding DEAD/DEAH box helicase: MMNFSDLNIENKLKRSIELAEFKTPTPIQSQSIPISLEGKDVLGTAQTGTGKTLAFTIPMLNKLLKDKQAMALIICPTRELATQVMETVLKLNIREIGIGNALLIGGESMQKQLRQLKKGARIIVGTPGRINDHIERKSLNLSRVNYLVLDETDRMLDMGFTPQIEIILKFIPKDHQTLLFSATLPENILKISQKYLNNPERVSVGSLSTPIEKIKQETFEITADKKYHELINQLVERSGSILVFVKTKHGADKIVKRLKYDGHKADAIHGNLRQSKRDRVIRGFRNGNSRILIATDVAARGLDIPVIKHVINYDLPQVPEDYIHRIGRTGRAGKDGSALTFLTNSDRNMWRSIQKLIDPNFKTFQEIEKNRSKKNKKDKKSFNKKKKFRDKTNSKFKKNKRFNKKENNQRSKFKDKKKSFKKDHKKSKFKNKETTAGYTNNPKYFSKKQDNPMENENFKQKSFKKRNKFKNRKRPKNFSFKKHKRK; encoded by the coding sequence ATAATGAACTTCTCTGATCTAAATATTGAAAATAAATTAAAAAGATCAATTGAATTAGCTGAATTTAAAACTCCAACGCCTATTCAAAGTCAATCAATACCAATTAGTTTAGAAGGAAAAGATGTTTTAGGAACTGCTCAAACAGGTACGGGTAAAACATTAGCATTTACAATTCCAATGCTGAATAAGCTTTTAAAAGATAAGCAAGCAATGGCGTTAATAATTTGTCCAACAAGAGAACTTGCAACACAGGTGATGGAAACTGTTCTAAAACTAAATATTAGAGAGATCGGAATTGGTAATGCTCTTTTAATTGGTGGTGAGAGTATGCAAAAACAACTCAGACAGCTAAAAAAGGGAGCAAGAATTATAGTTGGAACCCCTGGAAGAATTAACGATCACATAGAACGAAAAAGTTTGAACTTATCTAGAGTTAATTACTTGGTTCTTGATGAAACAGATCGAATGTTGGATATGGGATTTACTCCTCAAATAGAAATAATTTTAAAATTTATTCCAAAAGATCATCAAACATTATTGTTTTCTGCAACTTTACCTGAAAACATTTTAAAAATTTCTCAAAAGTATCTTAATAATCCCGAAAGAGTATCTGTAGGATCTTTATCAACTCCAATTGAAAAAATTAAACAAGAAACTTTTGAAATCACAGCTGACAAAAAATATCATGAATTGATTAATCAATTAGTTGAAAGAAGTGGATCTATTTTAGTTTTTGTTAAAACTAAACATGGTGCTGATAAAATTGTAAAAAGATTAAAATATGACGGCCATAAAGCTGATGCCATTCATGGAAATCTTAGACAAAGTAAAAGAGATAGAGTTATTAGAGGATTTAGAAATGGTAATAGCAGGATTTTAATTGCAACAGATGTTGCAGCAAGAGGATTAGATATTCCAGTTATAAAACACGTTATCAATTACGATCTTCCACAAGTTCCGGAAGATTATATTCACCGAATAGGTAGAACAGGCAGAGCTGGAAAAGATGGTTCAGCTTTAACTTTTTTAACTAATAGTGATCGAAATATGTGGAGATCTATACAAAAGTTAATAGATCCAAATTTTAAAACTTTTCAAGAAATTGAAAAAAATAGATCTAAAAAAAATAAAAAAGATAAGAAATCATTTAATAAAAAGAAAAAATTCAGAGATAAAACAAATTCTAAATTTAAGAAAAATAAAAGATTTAACAAAAAAGAAAATAACCAAAGATCAAAATTTAAAGATAAAAAGAAATCTTTTAAAAAAGATCATAAAAAATCTAAATTTAAGAACAAAGAAACAACAGCTGGATATACAAATAATCCTAAATATTTTAGTAAAAAACAAGATAATCCAATGGAAAATGAAAACTTTAAACAAAAATCTTTTAAGAAAAGAAATAAATTTAAAAATCGTAAGAGACCAAAAAATTTTTCATTCAAAAAGCACAAACGTAAATAA
- a CDS encoding TIM barrel protein, with protein sequence MIYKFPLAACAEMLWTDKPFDWRVSRLTEMGFGVGIWNWIDHDVDQLEKIKANYTIMNGYLVGSLADEKGADELIKSIKETIVVGKRLNVSRLNLHGTGLGEGGIPIKQNNNPSKEMWIKANDTLNRVCDIAEKEGVVFTLENLNLLDHPGCPFNSTADVYELVSKINRPQLKINLDLYHTQIGEGDVIRWCKKCLDYIGEVQVADNPGRCEPETGEMNYKLIAKSLYDMNYRGPVGLESFASNNPELALERFEKAFTIDL encoded by the coding sequence ATGATCTACAAATTTCCTCTTGCTGCATGTGCAGAAATGTTATGGACCGATAAGCCTTTTGATTGGAGAGTAAGTCGTTTAACTGAAATGGGGTTTGGCGTAGGTATTTGGAATTGGATTGATCATGATGTTGATCAATTAGAAAAAATAAAAGCCAACTATACCATTATGAATGGATATTTAGTTGGATCCTTAGCTGATGAAAAGGGTGCTGATGAATTAATTAAATCTATAAAAGAAACAATTGTTGTTGGAAAAAGATTAAATGTATCTAGATTAAATTTACATGGTACGGGACTAGGCGAAGGAGGAATTCCAATAAAGCAAAATAATAATCCATCTAAGGAAATGTGGATTAAAGCTAATGATACTTTAAATAGAGTTTGTGACATTGCAGAAAAAGAAGGTGTTGTTTTTACTCTAGAAAATTTAAACCTTTTAGATCACCCAGGTTGTCCATTTAATTCTACCGCTGATGTTTATGAATTAGTATCAAAAATAAATAGGCCTCAATTGAAAATAAATCTTGATTTATATCACACACAAATAGGTGAAGGAGATGTGATCAGGTGGTGTAAGAAATGTCTAGATTACATTGGTGAAGTTCAAGTTGCAGATAATCCAGGAAGGTGTGAGCCAGAAACTGGTGAGATGAATTATAAATTAATTGCAAAATCACTTTATGATATGAATTATAGAGGACCAGTTGGTTTGGAATCTTTTGCCTCTAACAATCCAGAATTAGCTTTAGAAAGATTTGAGAAAGCTTTTACTATTGATCTTTAA
- a CDS encoding arylesterase encodes MNKSLFIKILIIFLVHINASAIEKVVLFGDSLMAGYGLPKEHHLSVVLEDNFKKDGLNIKIINGSVSGSTSSGGLNIAEWSLSEPSIDLMILGLGANDMLRGIKPEETEKNLEEIIKIANNKKIKIIIAGMVAPTTHGAEYKKAFDAIYPKLSKKYNLPLIPFLLEGVALDPSLNQQDGIHPNKEGTIVISKTLKKFIEKTIN; translated from the coding sequence ATGAACAAAAGTTTATTTATTAAAATTTTGATAATCTTTCTAGTGCACATTAATGCAAGTGCAATAGAAAAGGTTGTCTTATTTGGTGATAGTTTAATGGCTGGATACGGTTTACCTAAAGAACATCACTTATCAGTGGTATTAGAAGATAATTTTAAAAAAGATGGTTTAAATATAAAGATAATTAACGGGAGTGTTTCAGGAAGTACATCTTCAGGAGGACTGAACATTGCTGAATGGAGTTTATCTGAACCTAGTATCGATTTAATGATTTTAGGCTTGGGTGCTAATGATATGCTCAGAGGAATAAAACCAGAGGAAACTGAGAAAAATTTAGAAGAAATTATAAAGATAGCAAATAATAAAAAAATCAAAATTATTATTGCAGGCATGGTTGCTCCAACCACACATGGTGCTGAATATAAAAAAGCGTTTGATGCAATTTATCCAAAATTATCGAAAAAATATAACTTACCCTTGATCCCATTTTTACTTGAAGGAGTTGCACTTGATCCAAGTTTAAATCAACAAGATGGAATTCACCCAAACAAAGAAGGAACTATTGTAATTAGTAAAACTCTTAAAAAATTTATAGAAAAAACAATTAATTAG
- a CDS encoding ABC transporter ATP-binding protein yields MSALLKLKKINLKYQTGKESISVLKNIDLTIKKKETVSVVGESGSGKTSLIMLVGGLEKPTSGKIVFQDQEITGLNEDEVSEIRKKNIGIIFQSFYLIPNYTAVENVALTLELNNFKNPESEAKSLLDRFGLKHRFNNLPSQLSGGEQQRVAIARAIAMKPELILADEPTGNLDTENSLMISDILFKYVKEEGSSLIMVTHDPKLANKAKRKIKIKDGKIK; encoded by the coding sequence ATGAGTGCACTTCTTAAATTAAAAAAAATAAATCTCAAATACCAAACTGGCAAAGAAAGCATCAGTGTTTTAAAGAATATTGACCTTACTATTAAGAAAAAGGAAACAGTTTCAGTAGTTGGTGAAAGTGGATCTGGTAAAACTAGTTTAATCATGCTGGTTGGAGGACTAGAAAAACCAACTTCAGGTAAAATTGTTTTTCAAGATCAAGAAATAACTGGTTTAAATGAAGATGAAGTTTCTGAAATTAGAAAGAAAAATATTGGAATTATATTTCAATCCTTTTATTTAATTCCAAATTACACAGCAGTTGAAAACGTTGCTTTAACACTAGAATTAAATAATTTTAAAAATCCTGAGAGTGAAGCAAAAAGTTTATTAGATAGATTTGGATTAAAGCACCGATTTAATAATTTGCCTAGTCAGTTATCAGGTGGTGAACAGCAAAGAGTAGCGATTGCAAGAGCTATAGCAATGAAGCCTGAATTAATCCTAGCTGATGAACCTACTGGAAACTTGGATACTGAAAACTCATTAATGATTTCAGATATTTTATTTAAATATGTAAAAGAAGAAGGATCTTCCTTAATCATGGTAACGCACGATCCAAAACTTGCCAATAAAGCAAAGAGAAAAATCAAAATAAAAGATGGAAAAATTAAATAA
- a CDS encoding SOS response-associated peptidase — protein sequence MCGRYVVKNPVTKTSSLVKSAIQVEDNENYNAHPYQKLPVIKKYKNGNTLEALKWGLVPSWAKDKDFKALINARLETIDEKVSFKKLIKNNRCVAVADGFYEWKREEKEKTPHYFTREDTNTIYFAGIFEDDQFCLITEEAKENIKEIHHRQPVILYQADVNRYLNLELQGSAFLNERKSPNLIFHEVSKDVNKPTNNTASLIQKV from the coding sequence ATGTGTGGAAGATACGTTGTTAAAAATCCAGTTACTAAAACTAGTAGTCTAGTTAAATCTGCAATTCAAGTTGAGGATAATGAAAACTATAATGCTCATCCTTATCAAAAACTTCCAGTTATAAAAAAATATAAAAATGGAAATACCTTAGAAGCTTTGAAATGGGGTTTGGTTCCAAGCTGGGCAAAAGACAAAGATTTTAAAGCTCTGATTAATGCAAGACTTGAGACCATAGATGAAAAGGTTTCATTTAAAAAATTGATTAAAAATAATCGATGTGTTGCGGTTGCGGATGGATTTTATGAATGGAAGAGGGAAGAGAAAGAAAAAACTCCTCATTACTTTACTCGTGAAGACACCAATACAATCTATTTTGCTGGAATATTTGAAGATGATCAGTTTTGTTTAATTACAGAAGAAGCAAAAGAAAATATTAAGGAAATTCATCACCGACAACCAGTTATTCTTTATCAAGCAGATGTTAATAGATATCTTAATTTAGAATTACAAGGATCAGCGTTTCTAAATGAACGTAAATCACCCAATCTTATTTTTCATGAAGTATCCAAAGATGTAAATAAACCTACGAATAATACTGCATCTTTAATTCAAAAAGTTTAA
- a CDS encoding SulP family inorganic anion transporter, whose translation MLHLANSLNFNLPSNNLNKGLSFSLFKVEILSGLTVALALVPEAIAFAFVAGVAPLSGLYAAFIVGLITAVFGGRPGMISGATGALAVVMVSLVMDHGAEYLFATVVLMGVLQLIAGALKLGKFIRMVPESVMLGFVNGLAIVIGISQLSQFKIADETGNMVWISGDVLIYSIVFVLLTMFIIWFLPKLTKIVPSTLAAILFTTILVTALNIDIPSVGDLASVKGGLPEFSIPSIPYNFETLKIIFPYAFILATIGLIESLLTLNLVGEITNKRGGASQECLAQGLANSVTGFFGGMGGCAMIGQSMINVRSGGRTRIAGIAAALFLLMFILYTSKYIEMIPIAALVGVMFIVVIGTFAWSSIKFLMVVPRTDAFVTVLVTIVTVLEDLAVAVIVGVIVSALVYAWKTASRIRAIERPSKSDKGAKVYEIEGPLFFSSANSFLELFDPSKDPKVVIIDFAKSRVIDQSALKAIEDVAQKYDSFGKKIKLRHLSQDCHKLLSKTGQLIVDNKNDPKYSLAVDYGVNLKIFNK comes from the coding sequence ATGTTGCATCTTGCAAATTCTCTTAATTTTAATTTGCCAAGTAATAATCTCAATAAAGGGTTGAGTTTTTCTTTATTTAAAGTTGAAATTTTATCCGGTTTAACAGTTGCTTTAGCTTTAGTTCCTGAGGCTATTGCCTTTGCTTTTGTTGCAGGTGTTGCACCATTATCTGGTTTGTATGCAGCATTTATTGTTGGATTAATCACAGCTGTATTTGGAGGTAGACCTGGTATGATCTCTGGTGCAACTGGTGCCCTTGCAGTTGTAATGGTTTCATTGGTGATGGATCATGGAGCTGAATACTTATTTGCAACAGTGGTTTTAATGGGTGTTCTACAATTAATAGCTGGAGCATTGAAACTTGGAAAATTTATTAGAATGGTTCCCGAGTCTGTCATGCTTGGCTTTGTTAATGGTCTTGCAATCGTCATAGGAATTTCACAGTTAAGTCAGTTTAAGATTGCTGATGAAACTGGAAATATGGTTTGGATTTCAGGAGATGTTTTAATTTACTCTATTGTATTTGTTTTATTAACGATGTTCATAATTTGGTTTTTACCAAAACTTACAAAAATTGTTCCATCCACATTGGCTGCAATTTTATTTACAACTATTTTAGTAACTGCTCTTAACATAGATATTCCAAGTGTTGGTGATTTAGCGAGTGTTAAAGGAGGTTTGCCAGAGTTTTCTATCCCAAGTATTCCCTACAATTTTGAAACTCTAAAAATAATTTTTCCTTATGCATTTATACTCGCAACCATTGGATTGATTGAGAGTTTATTAACTTTGAATTTAGTTGGAGAGATTACAAATAAGAGAGGTGGAGCAAGTCAAGAATGTTTAGCACAAGGGCTTGCAAATTCTGTTACAGGTTTTTTTGGTGGTATGGGTGGATGTGCAATGATTGGTCAGTCAATGATCAATGTTCGATCTGGTGGTAGGACCCGTATAGCTGGAATTGCTGCTGCTTTGTTTTTGCTGATGTTTATTTTGTATACTTCAAAATACATAGAAATGATCCCAATTGCTGCACTAGTTGGAGTGATGTTTATTGTTGTAATTGGAACTTTTGCTTGGAGTTCAATCAAATTTTTAATGGTGGTTCCAAGAACAGATGCTTTTGTTACAGTATTAGTTACCATAGTGACTGTATTAGAAGATTTAGCTGTAGCTGTAATTGTTGGGGTAATTGTTTCAGCCTTAGTTTATGCATGGAAAACTGCATCAAGAATTAGAGCAATAGAAAGACCTTCAAAATCTGATAAAGGGGCAAAAGTTTATGAAATAGAAGGGCCTTTGTTTTTTAGTTCAGCAAATAGTTTTTTAGAATTGTTTGACCCATCTAAAGATCCAAAAGTAGTGATAATTGATTTTGCAAAATCAAGAGTAATTGATCAATCTGCTTTAAAGGCAATTGAAGATGTTGCTCAAAAGTATGATAGTTTTGGAAAAAAAATTAAACTTAGACATCTTTCTCAAGATTGTCATAAATTATTAAGCAAAACTGGTCAGTTAATTGTTGATAACAAAAATGATCCTAAATACAGCTTGGCAGTAGACTATGGTGTTAATTTAAAAATCTTTAATAAATAA
- a CDS encoding tetratricopeptide repeat protein, whose product MKKSFIVILILILSQLQSFANDRDIRLNQLFNELKVNKAKVASIVEQEIWSLWSTHPTDEKLTARLEEGSMFVRNQQPKKAREIFTEVINLDENWAEAWNKRATVLYMLGEYQKSQDDIDKVLELEPRHFGALAGQGLVNIQLKNFEKAIRSYKQAQEIYPSMRSPEIMIKQIEDLMKEQTI is encoded by the coding sequence ATGAAAAAGTCATTTATAGTAATTTTAATTTTAATACTTTCACAATTGCAATCTTTTGCAAATGATCGAGACATAAGGCTAAATCAATTATTTAATGAGCTCAAAGTTAATAAAGCAAAAGTAGCATCTATTGTTGAACAGGAAATTTGGTCTTTATGGAGCACTCATCCAACTGATGAAAAGCTGACTGCTCGTTTAGAGGAAGGTTCAATGTTTGTTAGAAACCAACAGCCAAAAAAAGCAAGGGAAATATTTACAGAAGTAATAAACCTTGATGAGAATTGGGCTGAAGCTTGGAATAAGAGAGCAACTGTTCTTTATATGTTAGGAGAATATCAAAAATCACAAGATGATATTGATAAAGTTTTAGAATTAGAACCAAGACATTTTGGTGCCTTAGCAGGGCAGGGTTTAGTAAACATTCAGTTAAAAAATTTTGAAAAAGCAATTAGAAGCTACAAACAAGCTCAAGAGATTTATCCGTCCATGCGATCTCCAGAAATCATGATAAAACAAATTGAAGATTTGATGAAAGAACAAACAATTTAA